In the Streptomyces sp. FXJ1.172 genome, one interval contains:
- a CDS encoding WbqC family protein, with the protein MCAIHQPNLFPRLSTLAKIFAADRWIVLDDVQFARRDYQHRARLAALGDPGRQQWLTLPTHLPYGRPTLISQARLVDPGRSRRTVELLVRQYYGHSSHWRVVSEVLGAVVDALATTDRVASIARTSTVAMLGVLGWPGEVLDSSRIPARQSRSERLADLAAATGSTHYLCGTGGLRYLDPDPFDAHGVPVLPFYTPADTSDPALAVGPAVQQPLGPERGRSRDTGEPPGGPARNSPPWIRLVTAPDTSDAAQEALELVMPELSAPA; encoded by the coding sequence GTGTGCGCGATCCATCAACCGAACCTGTTCCCACGACTATCCACTCTGGCGAAGATCTTCGCCGCCGACCGCTGGATCGTCCTCGACGACGTGCAGTTCGCCCGGCGCGACTACCAGCACCGAGCACGTCTCGCCGCCTTGGGCGATCCCGGTCGGCAGCAGTGGCTCACGCTGCCGACGCACCTTCCCTATGGACGTCCGACACTGATCAGCCAGGCTCGGCTTGTTGATCCCGGCCGCTCGCGTCGGACGGTCGAGTTGCTTGTGCGCCAGTACTACGGGCACAGCTCACACTGGCGTGTCGTGTCCGAGGTCCTGGGCGCGGTTGTGGACGCGCTTGCCACCACAGACCGTGTGGCCAGCATCGCGAGAACATCGACGGTCGCCATGCTCGGCGTCCTTGGCTGGCCAGGGGAAGTGCTGGACAGCAGTAGGATTCCGGCCCGCCAAAGCCGGTCCGAGCGCCTTGCCGACCTCGCCGCGGCCACCGGTAGCACCCACTATCTCTGCGGCACCGGCGGTCTGCGCTACCTCGACCCCGATCCCTTCGATGCCCACGGCGTCCCCGTACTGCCCTTCTACACCCCTGCGGATACCAGCGACCCGGCTCTGGCAGTGGGCCCGGCGGTCCAGCAGCCTCTGGGCCCTGAGCGAGGTCGGTCCCGGGACACTGGCGAACCACCGGGCGGCCCAGCGAGGAACTCACCGCCTTGGATTCGCCTCGTGACCGCCCCAGATACTTCGGACGCGGCACAAGAAGCTCTGGAACTGGTCATGCCTGAGTTGTCCGCCCCGGCCTGA
- a CDS encoding L,D-transpeptidase family protein: MAADSKRAFRGRHRARSASDQVLAPLARAGGRVPLTAAALVVVATITGCGATGAATPHDASVAATAGSTPASSHSARSEARPVNGVDAPAPELPEQLPGLGPDTRARIPAQTRQVVLVTGQGKNSNRSQVVLYRRTSQGWQAGARWSAHNALEGWTDDHHLGDLRSPIGVFTLSDAGGRMPDPGSNLPYTQSTGFHVGGTGFDGEPLAGAFDYVIAIDYNHKKGTSPLDWTRPLGAYKGGGIWLHVDHGGPTHGCVSIAGQHIKELLRTLDPALHPVVVMGDAASLDR; encoded by the coding sequence ATGGCTGCAGACTCCAAGCGCGCTTTCCGCGGGCGTCACCGCGCCCGCTCGGCGAGCGATCAGGTCCTCGCCCCTCTGGCCCGGGCGGGCGGTCGTGTCCCGTTGACGGCCGCCGCCTTGGTCGTCGTCGCCACCATCACGGGATGCGGGGCGACCGGAGCCGCTACGCCCCACGACGCCTCGGTGGCGGCCACCGCGGGCAGCACACCTGCCTCCTCGCACTCCGCGCGGAGCGAAGCGCGTCCGGTGAACGGCGTCGACGCCCCGGCCCCCGAACTCCCCGAGCAGCTTCCCGGTCTGGGCCCCGACACCCGGGCGAGGATTCCCGCCCAGACCCGGCAGGTCGTCCTGGTGACCGGTCAGGGCAAGAACTCCAACCGCTCCCAGGTCGTTCTGTACCGGCGCACCTCGCAGGGCTGGCAGGCAGGCGCGCGCTGGTCCGCCCACAACGCGCTGGAGGGGTGGACCGACGACCATCATCTCGGTGATCTCCGTTCGCCCATCGGGGTGTTCACCCTCAGCGACGCGGGCGGTCGGATGCCCGACCCCGGCTCCAATCTGCCGTACACGCAGTCCACCGGGTTCCACGTCGGCGGGACCGGCTTCGACGGCGAACCCCTCGCCGGGGCCTTCGACTACGTGATCGCCATCGACTACAACCACAAGAAGGGCACATCACCGCTCGACTGGACGCGCCCGCTCGGGGCGTACAAGGGTGGCGGCATCTGGCTGCACGTCGACCACGGCGGTCCGACCCACGGGTGCGTCAGCATCGCCGGACAACACATCAAGGAACTGCTGCGCACCCTCGACCCGGCACTGCACCCGGTCGTCGTCATGGGAGACGCCGCCTCGCTGGACAGGTAG
- a CDS encoding YdcF family protein, with the protein MPEHEQRQITDEQFHDATLIWNYHQMGHEQRPCSAAIGLGSHDLGVATTSADLYRAGLFPVLVFSGGNSPTTRARFPRGEAVHYREHALGLGVPDAAILVESKAANTGQNITFSRELLAEAGVEIESLLLISKPYMERRSYATCRKLWPEAEVVCASEPLELDDYIKSIGDEKLVVDMLVGDLQRVIEYPKLGFAIEQEVPGDVYDAYERLLGVGFDSRLISP; encoded by the coding sequence GTGCCGGAGCACGAGCAGCGCCAGATCACCGACGAGCAGTTCCACGACGCGACACTAATCTGGAACTACCACCAGATGGGCCACGAGCAGCGGCCCTGCTCGGCGGCGATCGGTCTCGGCAGCCACGACCTCGGTGTGGCCACCACATCCGCCGATCTGTACCGTGCCGGTCTCTTCCCCGTCCTGGTTTTCAGCGGCGGCAACAGCCCCACGACCCGTGCCCGCTTCCCGCGCGGCGAGGCCGTCCACTATCGCGAGCACGCCCTGGGCCTGGGCGTGCCGGACGCGGCGATCCTGGTCGAGTCGAAGGCGGCCAACACAGGCCAGAACATCACCTTCTCCCGCGAGCTGCTCGCCGAGGCCGGGGTGGAGATCGAGTCGCTGCTCCTCATCTCCAAGCCCTACATGGAGCGCCGCTCCTACGCGACCTGCCGCAAGCTGTGGCCCGAGGCCGAGGTCGTCTGCGCCTCCGAGCCACTGGAACTGGACGACTACATCAAGTCCATCGGCGACGAGAAGCTCGTCGTCGACATGCTCGTCGGAGACCTGCAACGGGTGATCGAGTACCCGAAGCTCGGTTTCGCCATCGAGCAGGAGGTACCGGGGGATGTCTATGACGCTTACGAGCGACTCCTTGGCGTCGGCTTCGACAGCCGCCTCATCAGCCCCTGA
- a CDS encoding Tat pathway signal protein — protein sequence MANRSSNPHLALWIAATGLSHGEIARRIAATAKAQGHRQVAPDATRIRCWIDGERPRPPVPALLAEVLSDAVGQPLTPGDLGLTATGPELDSIQLPLLTEAAAQTLAGWTQMDLFMNRRDTLKLAVGAPLILAAERMLGGTAHALNHGRKGFDADTVTALEDVTAFFTKADASKGGGLYRSAIVAQLAEAARRIQDGVPKSLRPRVFAATADLAALAGWVSHDCGRYPTAQRYWSYGVYAAGEAGQRDRGVEIVTRMSHQMIYLGRPDDALGLLGVAAAKAKMPAVKALVASQTGRVHAALGDERQSEQHLGDADELVADGLGEDVPEWVAYFDAAEHAGARPISARDLAGLGRPRTSEHPLRGRADTQEAGVRPRPRHGPRRAPPRCSTRARPRGAPRQLSRRSTTPLGLTPHWWPPGSTSCSTRPARTRQPPSTRCV from the coding sequence ATGGCCAACAGATCCAGCAACCCGCACCTGGCGCTGTGGATCGCGGCGACCGGGCTGTCCCACGGCGAAATCGCCCGACGCATCGCCGCGACGGCCAAAGCCCAAGGTCACCGCCAGGTCGCGCCGGACGCGACCCGCATCCGGTGCTGGATCGACGGTGAACGGCCCCGCCCGCCCGTGCCCGCCCTGCTCGCGGAAGTCCTTTCGGACGCAGTCGGACAACCTCTCACTCCCGGTGATCTCGGCCTGACGGCCACGGGCCCGGAGCTGGATAGCATCCAGCTCCCGCTGCTGACCGAGGCAGCCGCCCAGACCCTGGCCGGATGGACGCAGATGGATCTGTTCATGAACCGCCGCGACACCCTGAAGCTCGCCGTCGGCGCCCCGCTGATCCTCGCCGCCGAGCGGATGCTCGGCGGCACCGCCCACGCCCTGAACCACGGCCGCAAGGGCTTCGACGCCGACACCGTCACCGCGCTGGAGGACGTGACCGCCTTCTTCACCAAGGCCGACGCCTCCAAGGGCGGCGGCCTGTACCGCTCGGCGATCGTCGCCCAGCTCGCCGAGGCCGCCCGCCGAATCCAGGACGGCGTTCCGAAGAGTCTGCGCCCCCGGGTGTTCGCGGCGACGGCCGACTTGGCGGCGCTCGCCGGGTGGGTCAGCCACGACTGTGGCCGGTACCCGACGGCCCAGCGGTACTGGAGCTACGGCGTGTACGCGGCCGGGGAGGCCGGGCAGCGCGACCGCGGGGTGGAGATCGTCACCCGCATGTCGCACCAGATGATCTACCTCGGTCGCCCTGACGACGCCCTCGGCCTCCTCGGTGTCGCCGCGGCGAAGGCGAAGATGCCCGCGGTCAAGGCGCTGGTCGCCTCACAGACGGGGCGCGTGCACGCGGCCCTCGGCGACGAGCGCCAGTCCGAGCAGCATCTCGGCGACGCCGATGAGCTCGTGGCGGACGGGCTCGGCGAGGACGTCCCCGAATGGGTCGCGTACTTCGACGCTGCCGAGCACGCCGGCGCCCGCCCGATCTCCGCCCGGGACCTCGCCGGGCTTGGCCGTCCCCGCACGAGCGAGCACCCACTTCGAGGACGCGCTGACACTCAGGAAGCCGGGGTTCGACCGCGTCCGCGTCATGGACCGCGTCGGGCTCCGCCGCGCTGTTCGACGAGGGCGAGGCCGAGAGGGGCGCCGCGGCAGCTCAGCAGGCGCTCGACGACGCCGCTCGGGTTGACTCCGCACTGGTGGCCTCCCGGCTCAACATCCTGCTCGACGCGGCCCGCCCGTACGAGACAGCCGCCGTCGACGAGGTGCGTGTGA
- a CDS encoding TetR/AcrR family transcriptional regulator, with amino-acid sequence MVSMSRPSSSPSHRPYHHGDLRTALLKSAERTLREQGVGALSLRELARAAGVSHAAPGRHFKDKQALIDALALDGYERLNRALDFAVEVPGLGLEGRLAALARAYLGFAVENPELLELMFARKHDRDSSDRLTAAVDHSLGSFARMIADAQECGEIAQGDPERITMIAAASLHGLATLVSGGALPAEEAIRGLDEHVHLLLNGLRPR; translated from the coding sequence ATGGTGAGCATGTCGCGTCCCTCCTCCTCGCCCTCCCATCGCCCCTACCACCACGGAGACCTGCGCACCGCCCTGCTCAAGAGCGCCGAGCGCACCCTGCGCGAGCAGGGCGTCGGCGCGCTCTCGCTGCGCGAACTGGCCCGTGCCGCCGGCGTCAGCCACGCCGCCCCGGGCCGACACTTCAAGGACAAGCAGGCCCTGATCGACGCCCTCGCGCTGGACGGCTACGAGCGGCTGAACCGGGCCCTGGACTTCGCCGTCGAGGTCCCCGGCCTCGGCCTTGAGGGGCGACTGGCCGCGCTCGCCCGCGCCTACCTCGGCTTCGCCGTCGAGAACCCCGAGCTGCTTGAGCTGATGTTCGCCCGCAAGCACGACCGCGACAGCTCCGACCGGCTCACCGCGGCCGTCGACCACTCCCTCGGCTCCTTCGCACGGATGATCGCCGACGCGCAGGAGTGCGGCGAGATCGCCCAGGGCGACCCCGAGCGGATCACCATGATCGCCGCCGCGAGCCTGCACGGCCTCGCCACCCTCGTCTCCGGCGGCGCCCTCCCCGCCGAGGAGGCCATCCGCGGCCTGGACGAACACGTCCATCTGCTGCTGAACGGACTCCGGCCGCGGTAA
- the tgmB gene encoding ATP-grasp ribosomal peptide maturase, giving the protein MASTVLVFTALEDVTADWVIAALNEREVPVVRIDPADIGPGLTFGAHIGPDTPVWGGRLRTASREVELGEVAAVYYRRPTPYAARYEHLPAQQRDFAAAEARHGLGGILNNLHAALYVNHPAAVTRADFKPAQLQSFARLGLQIPPTLITNDPEQARKFAAEHEHVIYKTFRGLPRGEDGHTGAIWAQRVDPETFDDSLGVMPHLFQAEIPKTGDVRVTVVGRRVFASRIEAPDGALDWRRGDWDDLIHTPVAVPAPIEEALHRYLASFGLVFGCFDFALTGPESVTESWTAIECNSNGQWGWLPDAPAITEAFADILTRKETVDHDHAHRP; this is encoded by the coding sequence ATGGCCTCCACCGTCCTGGTCTTCACCGCGCTGGAAGACGTCACCGCGGATTGGGTCATCGCCGCGCTGAACGAGCGTGAGGTACCCGTCGTACGCATCGACCCCGCCGACATCGGGCCCGGCCTGACCTTCGGCGCCCACATCGGTCCGGACACTCCGGTATGGGGCGGGCGGCTGCGTACGGCGAGCCGGGAGGTGGAGCTGGGGGAGGTGGCGGCGGTCTACTACCGCCGCCCCACCCCCTACGCTGCCCGGTACGAGCATCTCCCCGCCCAGCAGCGGGACTTCGCCGCCGCTGAGGCCCGGCACGGGCTCGGCGGCATCCTCAACAACCTGCACGCCGCGCTGTACGTCAACCACCCGGCCGCAGTGACCCGCGCCGACTTCAAGCCCGCCCAATTGCAGAGCTTCGCCCGGCTCGGGCTCCAGATCCCGCCGACGCTGATCACCAACGACCCTGAGCAGGCACGCAAGTTCGCAGCCGAGCACGAGCACGTCATCTACAAGACGTTCCGCGGCCTGCCCCGAGGCGAGGACGGGCACACCGGCGCGATCTGGGCCCAGCGTGTCGATCCTGAGACCTTCGACGACTCGCTCGGGGTGATGCCGCACCTGTTCCAGGCAGAAATCCCCAAGACCGGCGACGTGCGGGTGACCGTGGTCGGCCGACGCGTCTTTGCGAGCCGGATCGAGGCTCCGGACGGCGCCTTGGACTGGCGCCGCGGCGACTGGGACGATCTCATCCACACGCCCGTCGCCGTCCCGGCCCCGATCGAGGAGGCCCTGCACCGCTATCTGGCGTCGTTCGGCCTGGTCTTCGGCTGCTTCGACTTTGCTCTCACCGGCCCCGAAAGCGTGACCGAATCCTGGACGGCCATTGAGTGCAACAGCAACGGGCAGTGGGGCTGGCTGCCCGACGCACCGGCCATCACCGAGGCGTTCGCCGACATCCTGACCAGGAAGGAGACGGTGGACCATGACCATGCCCACCGACCTTGA
- a CDS encoding VOC family protein: MDLKLEVVILPVSDVDRAKGFYVEQLGWRLDADFPINAGYRIVQVTPPGSECSIIFGEGLTEQAAGTLHGLQLTVTDIVKAQEELTSRGVRVSGPFRDETGAFHHAGDAHRIPGPHPERASYGTFAAFADPDGNEWFLQEVTERAPGR; the protein is encoded by the coding sequence ATGGACCTGAAGCTCGAAGTCGTCATTCTTCCCGTGTCCGACGTGGACCGTGCCAAGGGCTTCTACGTGGAGCAGCTCGGCTGGCGCCTCGACGCGGACTTCCCGATCAACGCCGGTTACCGGATCGTGCAGGTGACCCCGCCCGGCTCCGAGTGCTCGATCATCTTCGGGGAGGGCCTCACCGAGCAGGCGGCGGGCACGCTGCACGGCCTGCAGCTGACCGTCACCGACATCGTCAAGGCCCAGGAGGAGCTGACCTCTCGCGGTGTGCGCGTCTCCGGGCCGTTCCGCGACGAAACCGGTGCTTTCCACCACGCCGGTGACGCGCACCGGATTCCCGGTCCGCACCCCGAGCGGGCCAGCTACGGCACCTTCGCCGCCTTCGCGGACCCCGACGGCAACGAGTGGTTCCTCCAGGAGGTCACCGAGCGTGCCCCCGGCCGCTGA
- a CDS encoding DUF6087 family protein, whose protein sequence is MGKHSRPGPPNQPSRALPRVDADDPLAAYAKRRRPPMDQYRRHRPLHGGAGHLRPEEPRALEEWDGFAYVPVGTAPHLAAATAWAHGLDSHESTDQE, encoded by the coding sequence ATGGGCAAGCACAGCCGTCCCGGACCGCCGAACCAGCCGTCGCGCGCTCTCCCGCGCGTCGATGCCGACGACCCGCTGGCCGCGTACGCCAAGCGGCGCCGTCCCCCGATGGACCAGTACCGGCGTCACCGGCCGCTGCACGGCGGCGCCGGCCACCTTCGGCCCGAGGAGCCCAGGGCCTTGGAGGAGTGGGACGGTTTCGCCTACGTCCCTGTCGGTACTGCCCCCCACCTCGCAGCAGCCACAGCCTGGGCTCACGGGCTCGACTCCCACGAATCGACCGATCAGGAGTAG
- a CDS encoding putative ATP-grasp-modified RiPP, with translation MATLAPEAPWAMRLVTDRLPVGPPSYAAVTLDPVTQTARYTDSAGQPVEMGKHGTSKTTGTASMSGGGDGQNPQPQTQDDNTTDYESD, from the coding sequence ATGGCGACGCTTGCACCCGAGGCTCCGTGGGCGATGCGGCTGGTCACCGACCGGCTCCCGGTCGGCCCGCCGTCGTACGCGGCGGTGACGCTCGACCCGGTCACACAGACCGCGCGCTACACCGACAGCGCCGGCCAGCCGGTGGAGATGGGCAAGCACGGCACCAGCAAGACCACCGGCACCGCGTCGATGTCGGGTGGCGGCGACGGTCAGAACCCGCAGCCGCAGACCCAGGACGACAACACCACCGACTACGAGTCGGACTGA
- a CDS encoding organic hydroperoxide resistance protein, which yields MAVSYTAVVDVDGEGRNGGHVRSSDGLLETSLALPKELGGAGTATNPEQLLAAGWAACFLGALRRAASQRKIRLTSTTITAEITLTHGDDGEFSLSAVLAPVLGGVDQATAEELAHAAHQICPYSKATRNNVPVTINAAAA from the coding sequence ATGGCAGTCAGCTACACCGCCGTTGTCGACGTCGACGGAGAGGGCCGGAACGGCGGTCATGTCCGCTCCTCCGACGGCCTGCTGGAGACCAGCCTCGCTCTCCCGAAGGAACTCGGCGGCGCCGGCACCGCGACCAACCCCGAACAGCTTCTCGCCGCGGGCTGGGCTGCCTGCTTCCTCGGCGCCCTGCGCCGCGCCGCGAGCCAGCGCAAGATCCGGCTGACCAGCACCACCATCACGGCCGAGATCACCCTCACCCACGGCGACGACGGCGAGTTCTCCCTCTCCGCGGTCCTCGCCCCGGTGCTAGGCGGCGTGGACCAGGCCACCGCCGAGGAACTCGCGCACGCCGCCCACCAGATCTGCCCGTACTCCAAGGCGACGCGCAATAACGTCCCCGTCACGATCAACGCTGCCGCAGCCTGA
- the tgmC gene encoding ATP-grasp peptide maturase system methyltransferase: MTMPTDLETDAARLREAMAKALAEDRVLTDPAWRQAVEKVPRHRFVPGFYLPADERDGQGLTVWEPATAELDFGRWLAAAYSDTTLITQFDGDEPDWKNPAVRHGGAPTSSSTLPSLVLRMWADADLQEGHTVLEIGTGTGYSTALACERLGSADVTSIEVDPHRLETAASALYGCGYTPTLAVADGLYGYWPEAHFDRIVAACSFRAVPPALLAQTRPGGKILLTLSGWLYGYARVLLTVAEDGTAEGQLLGGTVSFMSARAHAAPTFGNPAHWAAGLPEKPRTGRHSPQRITSATEEAFHLRFLAQSAVPDAQMTTVGDVVHLVDVVTGSAATLTPYDGGWQVREAGPVRLWERIERALDAYDEADRPGPETFTLHAYDGGQHLRHPQMPGLPLPRLF; this comes from the coding sequence ATGACCATGCCCACCGACCTTGAGACCGACGCGGCCCGCCTCCGCGAGGCCATGGCGAAGGCCCTTGCCGAGGACAGAGTTCTCACCGATCCGGCCTGGCGACAGGCGGTGGAGAAGGTACCGCGGCACCGGTTCGTTCCCGGCTTCTACCTGCCCGCCGACGAGCGCGACGGACAGGGCCTGACGGTATGGGAACCGGCCACCGCCGAGCTCGATTTCGGCCGGTGGCTGGCCGCCGCTTACTCCGACACCACGCTCATCACACAGTTCGACGGCGACGAACCCGACTGGAAGAACCCGGCGGTACGGCACGGCGGAGCCCCGACATCGTCCTCCACGCTGCCCTCGCTCGTACTGCGGATGTGGGCCGACGCCGACCTCCAGGAGGGACACACGGTGCTGGAGATCGGTACGGGGACCGGCTACTCGACGGCGCTCGCATGCGAGCGCCTCGGTTCCGCCGACGTCACCAGCATCGAGGTCGACCCGCACAGACTGGAGACGGCTGCGAGCGCACTGTACGGCTGCGGCTACACCCCCACACTCGCCGTGGCGGACGGGCTGTACGGCTACTGGCCCGAGGCCCACTTCGACCGGATCGTGGCCGCCTGCTCGTTCCGCGCCGTGCCGCCCGCGCTGCTGGCCCAGACCCGGCCTGGCGGGAAGATCCTGCTCACCCTCAGCGGCTGGCTCTACGGATACGCCCGCGTCCTGCTGACCGTCGCCGAGGACGGCACGGCCGAGGGCCAGTTGCTGGGCGGCACAGTCTCATTCATGTCCGCGCGTGCCCACGCGGCGCCGACGTTCGGCAACCCCGCCCACTGGGCGGCCGGCCTGCCGGAGAAACCACGGACGGGCCGGCACAGCCCGCAGCGGATCACCAGCGCCACCGAGGAAGCCTTCCACCTACGGTTCCTCGCCCAAAGCGCGGTGCCGGACGCACAGATGACGACGGTCGGCGACGTGGTGCACCTGGTCGACGTGGTGACCGGCTCAGCCGCCACCCTCACCCCGTACGACGGCGGTTGGCAGGTGCGCGAGGCCGGCCCCGTGCGGCTGTGGGAGCGCATCGAACGCGCCCTGGACGCCTATGACGAGGCCGACCGGCCCGGCCCGGAGACATTCACCCTGCACGCCTACGACGGCGGACAGCACCTGCGGCACCCTCAGATGCCTGGCCTGCCGCTGCCAAGGCTGTTTTGA
- a CDS encoding SGNH/GDSL hydrolase family protein — MGAVLLCAGAALAPAGTAAASTATERRHEVDYVALGDSYASAPLVPTQVDAKCLRSNQNYPSLVARSRAATLTDVSCSGATTADMTVTRNGVSPQLDALGRGTDLVTVTIGGNDIGFSTVLGTCVQLMSTDAPGAPCRSHFAGTGTDQVSDAIVRTAPKVATVLRDIHRRAPHARVVLVGYPDLFPEDGVGCTSKSVPLAAGDFAWLRDKEKELNGMLARQARHNRAQYVNTYTPTVGHDLCRPTGERWIETFAPQTPAAPVHPNATGEGAMARAVENALARHTWHR; from the coding sequence GTGGGTGCCGTACTGCTCTGCGCCGGAGCGGCCCTCGCCCCGGCTGGCACGGCCGCGGCGAGCACGGCTACGGAGAGGCGGCACGAGGTGGACTACGTCGCCCTCGGCGACTCGTACGCCTCCGCGCCGCTCGTGCCCACTCAGGTCGACGCGAAGTGCCTCCGATCCAACCAGAACTACCCCTCGCTGGTGGCGCGTTCACGGGCCGCGACGCTGACGGACGTCAGCTGCTCGGGTGCCACCACCGCCGACATGACGGTCACCCGGAACGGCGTGTCGCCGCAGCTGGACGCCCTTGGCCGGGGAACCGACCTGGTCACTGTCACCATCGGCGGCAACGACATCGGCTTCTCGACCGTGCTGGGCACATGTGTGCAGCTCATGTCCACCGACGCGCCGGGCGCGCCGTGCCGGTCCCACTTCGCGGGCACCGGCACGGACCAGGTCTCGGATGCGATCGTTCGGACCGCGCCGAAGGTCGCAACGGTACTCCGCGACATCCACCGCCGCGCGCCGCACGCCCGCGTCGTGCTGGTCGGCTACCCCGACCTCTTCCCCGAGGACGGAGTGGGTTGCACCAGCAAGTCCGTCCCGCTGGCCGCGGGCGACTTCGCCTGGCTCCGCGACAAGGAGAAGGAACTCAACGGGATGCTGGCCCGCCAGGCGCGGCACAACCGGGCGCAGTACGTGAACACGTACACGCCGACCGTCGGGCACGACCTGTGCCGGCCGACCGGCGAGCGGTGGATCGAGACCTTCGCCCCCCAGACGCCGGCGGCTCCGGTGCACCCCAACGCCACGGGTGAGGGTGCGATGGCCCGCGCCGTCGAGAACGCGCTCGCGCGTCACACGTGGCACCGCTGA
- a CDS encoding IS4 family transposase, whose amino-acid sequence MAGAIAPPTLEAAFWRGMRVAAVDGFLLDVPENDTTRTAFGGQVDSAGRPIGFPQARVVTLTETGTHATIDARIGSFKGGGGEPALATEMAGSAAGMLVIMDRAFPGVALWKAYTQAGAHLLIRARTFVAAKPMEVLPDGTYLTRMNLAGQRRSHPGGVTVRVIDYQVDDGETTRLLTDLLDPEPWPAEELAALYHERWEVESAYRS is encoded by the coding sequence GTGGCCGGGGCGATCGCTCCGCCCACTCTTGAGGCCGCGTTCTGGCGCGGGATGAGAGTTGCCGCGGTCGACGGGTTCTTGCTGGACGTCCCGGAGAACGACACGACACGTACCGCCTTTGGTGGACAGGTGGACAGTGCCGGTCGGCCCATCGGGTTCCCACAGGCCAGGGTGGTGACGCTGACCGAGACCGGTACGCATGCGACGATCGACGCGCGAATAGGCAGCTTCAAGGGTGGTGGTGGCGAGCCCGCCCTGGCGACAGAGATGGCCGGCAGTGCCGCCGGCATGCTGGTAATCATGGATCGGGCCTTCCCTGGTGTCGCACTGTGGAAGGCATATACGCAGGCCGGAGCACACTTACTGATCAGAGCCCGCACCTTCGTCGCCGCAAAGCCCATGGAGGTCTTGCCTGACGGGACCTATCTGACCCGGATGAATCTCGCCGGGCAGCGTCGGTCCCATCCGGGCGGGGTGACTGTCAGGGTCATCGACTACCAGGTCGATGACGGCGAGACGACCAGGCTACTGACCGACCTGCTCGATCCGGAGCCCTGGCCCGCTGAGGAGCTGGCGGCCCTGTATCACGAACGCTGGGAGGTCGAATCCGCCTACCGCAGCTGA